The following coding sequences are from one Neurospora crassa OR74A linkage group I, whole genome shotgun sequence window:
- the os-4 gene encoding MAP kinase kinase kinase SskB: MASELSPRAVRFSQTDDEPIARLDKHKTVSRPNPRANDSDNSNPSTDAHDDLHVREQIDELGSLSRYVESHSGSVPSLVPGSLTSSLPLANGSSSRRGASSETYANGTPSRPQRPTAPARTPSNTYQPYNQRRPPQGQPSSYMANNPHARDGSRPRPLAGTSTFRAQEREYVRRLRQQDYNNDYFDAYGSGEQYDSDSEGETPSSEGAFDSYDDAHIMFASNEDIQITEEDLRDPESRERLEWHGMLEAVLTGDVVRQEKKRLIGSNDEAFGKSAHNVELWLGIRARLCGRHLPVQKRVVEDARAALDRSINDIINFAIAGESEAGKPPFEQVRDVVNKIERIESLYPSSRELMTALKPGVYSAYQETCDAVISWYNVNEMINTELSILKKWVGNDALDFSRTKEKSPSGNGLSDESSFLDRLMKEEGLKSLHEDKGSEPKSLKKKSRLDGISRVITKAKDTLIQNAEGFQKRHLPPYIEELLTLISFPSRLIEEIIKMRLAYAKKMKDSAQQNPMMQDQMISQFQVLLKLAIKIKREYMEIARPEPGWDLPPCIDEDFDRVILEALKYYFKLLNWKLSGNKNTFKEAELLFQEWGFGNEIGRYLAHGDVEVAEQFSSLTYKAWNRLSQTFEKEVQRRPKESVPEMTKRYKQILDSVRVRQRMLQRFSRMLNDNYENACDYTIAFEQPQMLHQLYDRLIETGHFQVYSASPEHKDILIIASPTLHNRDDEIQVLMGTFTYEAAIEDPSDPYLLIIKAEDPPQWLGPVHTLRVRNEPLDIKLGHMRLIAGGCQPRLLNARKAFVDRIDMQVDPVVEQRSNLQKVNFRLMEIRKVAFKLSNAFMDSVEAIRRQTRGLNCQELIQTCFIFATEFGQRSLLYMDNNRRTMNNLKLTKLALDWVSFICDDCISSDRKTFRWAVQALEFAMGMTRGRHILGLGEDEYARLRAKVAGCMALLISHFDIMGARSSVAAQAEKKRLEGLVNQIKRLNKGQMLDDNEAAKYYQEHRLEELAKVDNYRKEILLQQSAMGRVLEASNEVDRSLAWLSSTATNFTMRWQQGHFVGGGTFGNVYAAVNLDTGQLMAVKEIRLQDPKLIPTIAGQIRDEMRVLETVDHPNVVSYYGIEVHRDRVYMFMEFCSGGSLANLLEHGRIEDEQVIMVYALQLLEGLAYLHELKIAHRDIKPENILLDHNGIIKYVDFGAAKLIARQGRTLVQDVASTKPNKSMTGTPMYMSPEVIKGENAGHFGAVDIWSLGCVILEMATGRRPWANLDNEWAIMYNIAQGNPPQLPSQDQLSPEGIDFLRRCFMRDSTKRATAMELLQHEWIMTIRNRVVEPATPSSDAGSSTTSQGALNPGNSSRGGFPGDGMY; encoded by the exons ATGGCCAGCGAGCTTTCTCCCCGTGCTGTGCGCTTCTCGCAGACGGACGATGAGCCGATTGCCCGGCTCGACAAGCACAAGACCGTGTCCCGACCGAACCCCCGTGCCAACGACTCGGATAATTCCAATCCCTCAACGGACGCCCACGATGATCTCCACGTCCGAGAGCAGATTGACGAGCTGGGTTCTCTAAGTCGATATGTCGAGAGTCATTCTGGCTCGGTGCCTTCTCTGGTGCCCGGGTCCCTGACCAGCTCCCTGCCCCTGGCCAATGGATCGAGCAGTCGCCGCGGTGCTAGCTCAGAGACGTATGCCAATGGGACTCCGTCACGACCACAGCGCCCAACCGCCCCTGCCAGGACGCCTTCCAACACTTATCAGCCCTACAACCAGCGCAGGCCCCCACAAGGTCAGCCTTCGTCCTATATGGCGAATAATCCCCACGCCCGTGATGGCTCCAGACCACGCCCCTTGGCCGGCACTTCAACCTTCAGAGCCCAGGAGAGAGAATATGTGCGCAGATTACGACAACAGGACTACAACAACGACTACTTTGACGCTTACGGCTCCGGCGAGCAGTACGATTCCGATTCCGAAGGCGAGACGCCATCTTCCGAGGGCGCGTTCGACAGCTACGATGATGCGCATATCATGTTCGCCAGTAACGAGGATATCCAGATTACCGAGGAAGACCTGAGAGATCCCGAGAGCCGCGAGAGACTAGAATGGCACGGCATGCTGGAGGCTGTGCTCACCGGTGATGTTGTGCGGCAAGAGAAGAAACGTCTCATTGGCTCCAATGATGAGGCCTTTGGAAAGTCAGCTCACAATGTAGAGCTGTGGCTTGGGATTCGGGCAAGGCTATGTGGTCGACACCTGCCAGTCCAGAAACGGGTCGTCGAAGATGCCCGTGCAGCGCTGGACCGTTCCATTAACGACATTATCAACTTTGCGATTGCTGGAGAGAGCGAGGCAGGAAAGCCGCCATTTGAACAGGTTCGCGATGTGGTTAACAAAATCGAAAGAATCGAGAGCCTCTACCCGTCCAGTAGGGAACTCATGACCGCCCTCAAGCCTGGTGTTTATTCGGCCTATCAGGAGACCTGCGACGCAGTGATATCATGGTACAACGTCAATGAGATGATCAACACAGAGCTGTCGATCTTGAAAAAGTGGGTCGGCAACGATGCTCTCGACTTCTCCCGCACCAAGGAAAAATCACCCAGCGGGAATGGTCTCAGCGATGAATCATCTTTCCTGGATCGTCtcatgaaggaggagggtctcAAGTCACTGCACGAAGACAAAGGCTCCGAACCGAAAAGcctaaagaagaagagcagacTCGACGGCATCTCTCGTGTCatcaccaaggccaaggacacACTTATTCAAAATGCCGAAGGTTTCCAGAAGCGCCATCTCCCGCCTTACATCGAGGAGCTGCTCACCCTCATCAGTTTCCCTTCACGCCTCATTGAGGAGATCATCAAGATGCGGCTGGCTTATGCtaagaagatgaaggactCGGCACAACAAAACCCCATGATGCAGGATCAAATGATCTCGCAGTTCCAGGTTCTTCTCAAGCTCGCCATCAAGATTAAGCGCGAGTACATGGAAATCGCTCGACCGGAGCCCGGTTGGGACTTGCCCCCATGTATTGATGAGGATTTCGACCGTGTCATCCTGGAGGCGCTCAAGTACTACTTCAAACTGTTGAACTGGAAGCTCAGCGGCAACAAGAACACCTTCAAGGAGGCCGAACTGCTATTCCAAGAGTGGGGTTTTGGAAACGAAATCGGGCGTTACTTGGCACACGGCGATGTGGAAGTCGCGGAACAGTTCAGTTCTCTAACCTACAAAGCCTGGAACCGACTGAGCCAAACTTTTGAAAAGGAGGTTCAACGAAGGCCAAAAGAAAGCGTGCCTGAGATGACCAAGCGATATAAACAGATCCTAGACTCCGTTCGGGTTCGGCAGCGAATGCTGCAGCGTTTCTCTAGAATGTTGAACGACAACTATGAAAATGCATGCGATTACACAATCGCATTTGAGCAGCCTCAAATGCTCCACCAACTGTACGACCGCCTGATAGAGACGGGCCATTTCCAGGTTTATAGTGCCAGTCCTGAACACAAAGACATACTCATCATTGCCTCCCCGACACTTCATAACCGCGACGATGAGATCCAAGTGCTGATGGGCACTTTCACATATGAGGCCGCTATTGAGGACCCATCGGATCCCTACCTTCTCATCATTAAAGCCGAAGATCCACCTCAGTGGCTCGGGCCCGTCCACACTCTCAGAGTCCGCAATGAGCCCCTGGACATCAAGTTGGGGCACATGCGACTCATTGCCGGCGGCTGCCAACCCAGACTATTGAATGCGCGCAAGGCCTTTGTCGACAGGATCGATATGCAGGTCGACCCAGTGGTAGAGCAGAGGTCAAACCTGCAAAAGGTCAACTTCAGGCTCATGGAGATTCGCAAGGTTGCCTTCAAGCTCTCGAACGCTTTCATGGACAGTGTGGAAGCCATCCGACGACAAACACGAGGTCTCAATTGCCAAGAACTAATCCAGACATGCTTCATCTTTGCAACCGAGTTCGGCCAGCGGTCTTTGCTGTACATGGACAACAATCGACGCACAATGAATAACCTGAAACTCACCAAGCTTGCTTTGGACTGGGTAAGCTTCATCTGTGACGACTGCATCTCTTCAGACCGGAAAACCTTCCGCTGGGCCGTGCAGGCCCTGGAGTTTGCCATGGGCATGACGCGTGGAAGACACATTCTCGGCCTCGGAGAAGACGAGTATGCAAGATTGAGAGCCAAGGTTGCCGGGTGCATGGCGCTTCTGATATCTCATTTCGACATCATGGGTGCCAGATCCAGCGTGGCCGCCcaggcggagaagaagcgctTGGAGGGACTCGTCAACCAGATCAAGCGTCTGAACAAAGGTCAAATGTTGGATGACAACGAAGCAGCCAAGTACTACCAAGAACATCGCCTCGAAGAGTTGGCAAAAGTCGACAACTACAGAAAGGAGATCCTACTGCAACAATCTGCCATGGGTAGAGTCTTGGAGGCTTCTAACGAGGTGGATCGGTCGCTTGCATGGCTCTCCTCCACAGCGACCAACTTTACCATGAGATGGCAGCAAGGTCACTTTGTGGGAGGTGGAACTTTCGGCAACGTTTACGCGGCTGTGAACCTTGATACCGGCCAGCTGATGGCCGTGAAGGAGATTCGCCTGCAAGATCCTAAACTGATCCCCACTATTGCTGGTCAGATCAGGGACGAAATGCGTGTTCTGGAGACGGTCGACCATCCCAACGTAGTTTCTTACTATGGTATCGAGGTCCATCGAGACCGCGTGTACATGTTCATGGAGTTTTGTTCCGGAGGTTCTCTTGCCAACTTGTTGGAGCATGGCAGAATCGAGGACGAACAAGTTATCATGGTTTACGCGTTGCAACTTCTCGAAGGTCTTGCGTACCTTCATGAGCTTAAGATTGCTCACCGTGATATCAAGCCAGAAA ATATCCTCCTCGATCATAACGGCATAATTAAGTATGTCGATTTTGGTGCGGCCAAACTCATCGCCCGCCAGGGACGGACGTTAGTACAAGACGTCGCCAGCACCAAGCCCAACAAGTCGATGACAGGTACGCCCATGTACATGTCGCCCGAGGTGATTAAGGGTGAGAATGCCGGTCACTTTGGAGCGGTTGACATATGGTCTCTTGGCTGTGTCATCCTTGAGATGGCAACTGGCCGAAGGCCATGGGCGAACCTGGACAACGAGTGGGCTATCATGTACAACATTGCCCAAGGAAACCCGCCCCAGCTACCCAGCCAAGACCAGCTCAGTCCTGAGGGCATCGATTTTCTGAGACGCTGTTTCATGCGGGATTCCACCAAGCGCGCAACTGCCATGGAGCTGTTGCAGCATGAATGGATCATGACCATCAGGAACAGAGTTGTCGAGCCTGCCACCCCTAGTAGCGACGCAGGTTCTTCAACGACGAGTCAAGGCGCGCTCAACCCGGGCAATTCTTCACGAGGCGGCTTTCCTGGTGATGGAATGTACTGA